In one window of Anaerolineales bacterium DNA:
- the dcd gene encoding dCTP deaminase → MGLKPDHWIAKMAREEKMIDPFAAEQVRDGVISYGVSSYGYDIRVADEFKIFTNVYSAVVDPKQFDKASMVDLKSDVCIIPPNSFALARTVEYFRIPRGVLTICVGKSTYARCGIIVNVTPFEPEWEGFVTLEISNTTPLPAKIYANEGIAQVLFFEADDECLQSYADKKGKYQKQKEIVLPRM, encoded by the coding sequence ATGGGTCTCAAACCCGATCATTGGATTGCGAAAATGGCTCGTGAAGAAAAAATGATCGATCCCTTTGCCGCGGAGCAAGTCCGCGATGGCGTCATTTCGTACGGCGTCTCGTCCTACGGGTACGATATCCGCGTGGCAGACGAATTCAAGATCTTCACCAACGTGTATTCGGCCGTCGTCGATCCGAAACAATTCGACAAGGCGTCGATGGTCGATCTCAAGTCAGACGTCTGCATCATTCCCCCGAATTCGTTTGCGCTGGCGCGAACCGTGGAATACTTTCGCATCCCCCGCGGTGTACTCACGATCTGTGTGGGCAAGTCGACCTACGCGCGCTGCGGCATCATCGTTAACGTGACCCCCTTCGAACCCGAATGGGAAGGCTTCGTCACCCTGGAGATTTCCAACACAACCCCTCTCCCGGCGAAGATCTACGCCAACGAAGGCATCGCCCAGGTGCTTTTCTTCGAAGCCGACGATGAATGCCTCCAATCCTACGCGGACAAAAAAGGAAAGTATCAGAAGCAGAAAGAAATCGTGCTTCCCCGGATGTAG
- a CDS encoding aminopeptidase — protein sequence MADARVVNLAKILVQYSTKVRPKDVVAIYHQPAGMPLVREIYREVIRAGAYPYVLLGLLRSRVEVEDLAYILFTEGNEDQLQRVHRFEKIVRSEFDVMINIDSSSNTRVLSNVDPAKQSLRSRAHAELTKIFMQRSASKDLRWVISLFPTEAYAQDADMNLSEFEDFVYGTTFADQDDPVAAWQAVHDEQQRLVDWLAGKRSVEVRGPNVELKLSIDGRKFINSDGTYNMPSGEIFTGPVEDSLDGWIRFTYPAIYSGREVAGVELHFEAGKVVKASAKKNEEFLLRMLETDAGAKYVGEFAMGTNKRINRFIKNILFDEKIGGTIHMALGAGYPETGSSNESAIHWDMICEMRDGGEIIVDGELFYRSGEFQI from the coding sequence ATGGCAGATGCGCGCGTGGTGAATCTGGCGAAGATTCTGGTGCAGTATTCGACCAAGGTGCGGCCGAAGGACGTAGTGGCGATTTACCACCAGCCGGCGGGGATGCCGCTGGTTCGGGAGATTTACCGTGAAGTCATCCGCGCCGGGGCGTATCCGTACGTTCTGCTCGGATTGCTGCGTTCGCGTGTCGAAGTCGAGGATCTGGCTTACATCCTCTTCACCGAGGGAAACGAGGATCAGCTGCAGCGCGTGCACCGCTTCGAGAAAATCGTCCGCTCGGAGTTCGACGTAATGATCAACATCGACAGCTCGTCGAACACGCGCGTCCTGAGCAACGTAGACCCGGCCAAACAGAGCCTGCGTTCGAGGGCGCACGCCGAATTGACGAAAATTTTCATGCAGCGTTCGGCATCCAAGGATCTGCGCTGGGTGATCAGCCTCTTCCCGACCGAAGCCTACGCCCAGGACGCGGACATGAATTTATCCGAATTCGAGGACTTCGTATACGGCACCACCTTCGCCGACCAGGATGACCCGGTCGCGGCGTGGCAAGCCGTCCACGACGAGCAGCAGCGTTTGGTGGATTGGTTGGCCGGCAAGCGCAGCGTCGAAGTACGTGGGCCGAACGTAGAACTCAAGCTTTCGATCGACGGCCGCAAGTTCATCAATTCCGACGGCACGTACAACATGCCCAGCGGGGAGATATTCACCGGCCCGGTGGAGGATTCGCTCGACGGCTGGATTCGATTTACCTATCCGGCGATATACAGCGGCCGTGAGGTCGCTGGAGTCGAGCTTCATTTTGAAGCCGGCAAAGTGGTGAAGGCCAGCGCGAAGAAGAACGAAGAGTTTCTTCTGCGCATGCTGGAAACCGACGCCGGCGCGAAATACGTGGGCGAATTCGCTATGGGAACCAACAAACGCATCAACCGCTTCATCAAGAACATCCTCTTCGATGAGAAAATCGGCGGCACGATCCACATGGCGCTCGGCGCCGGATATCCGGAAACAGGATCGAGCAACGAGAGCGCCATCCATTGGGACATGATTTGCGAAATGCGTGACGGGGGAGAGATCATCGTCGATGGGGAGCTGTTCTACCGGTCCGGAGAATTCCAGATTTAG
- a CDS encoding serine/threonine-protein kinase, which yields MSVLVGKMLDHYHLRELVGQGGMATVYRAVDTRSMHEVALKVLSPAMSADRMFLKRFRREAQLVKQHLTHPSIVPVIDYGQTQGYIYLVMPFVRGETLQERMEHGSISKQECKRWVQQISDALSLAHDKGIIHRDIKPSNVMIDEKGNALLTDFGLARQIEGSDTLTGSMLMGTPAYISPEQGRGEKIDARSDQYSLGVILYRMATGRLPFESDKPMASVLAHINEPVPRPRRFNPQIPPDEERVILKSLAKRREDRFPSIRLMKEAYLAALDGKPLPQFRLPPETSPQVRLALDVVNQTGVGEMDPSSSAASTPASQRRGSLWVVPLTLVIFAGVAATLLLRDYFSGFGTTAMVTSTPSRTAAVIDIAPTATEQVVVLAASPTPEPVTSDACPGLRLQYLGEQGNDAEWIVDNQSGRSVNLVSVRELSWDATVKGVLQHIRLGDDVLWQGEIGLEDLQNGIVLEMSADANKTIPQDQVVVIALNFHWGNPAQTDYLLALEFDAGCTLSGAWR from the coding sequence ATGAGTGTGTTGGTTGGAAAAATGCTCGATCACTACCATCTTCGCGAGCTCGTCGGCCAGGGGGGCATGGCGACGGTCTATCGGGCCGTCGACACGCGCAGCATGCACGAGGTGGCCTTGAAAGTGTTGTCCCCGGCGATGAGCGCCGACCGCATGTTCTTGAAACGCTTTCGACGCGAAGCCCAGTTGGTCAAGCAGCATCTCACGCATCCATCCATCGTTCCGGTCATCGATTACGGACAGACGCAGGGCTACATCTATCTCGTCATGCCCTTCGTGCGCGGCGAAACGCTGCAGGAGCGCATGGAGCACGGCAGTATTTCCAAACAGGAATGCAAGCGTTGGGTGCAGCAGATTTCCGACGCGCTTTCCCTGGCGCACGACAAGGGCATCATTCACCGCGATATCAAACCTTCCAACGTGATGATCGACGAGAAGGGCAACGCCTTGCTGACCGACTTTGGCCTGGCGCGCCAGATCGAAGGTTCGGACACGCTCACGGGGTCGATGTTGATGGGCACACCGGCATACATCTCTCCCGAACAGGGGCGCGGCGAGAAAATCGATGCCCGTTCGGATCAGTATTCATTGGGCGTAATACTCTACCGCATGGCAACCGGACGGCTGCCCTTCGAATCCGATAAACCCATGGCGAGCGTCCTGGCGCACATCAACGAACCGGTTCCCCGCCCGAGACGCTTCAACCCGCAAATTCCACCGGACGAAGAACGGGTGATTCTCAAATCCCTGGCCAAACGACGCGAGGATCGATTTCCGAGCATTCGCCTCATGAAGGAGGCCTATCTGGCTGCGTTGGACGGGAAACCGCTGCCGCAATTTCGATTGCCTCCAGAAACTTCTCCGCAAGTTAGATTGGCGCTCGACGTGGTGAATCAGACGGGCGTTGGCGAAATGGATCCCTCGTCGTCGGCCGCATCTACACCGGCCTCGCAGCGGAGGGGTTCGCTTTGGGTCGTGCCGCTGACGCTGGTGATCTTCGCCGGGGTTGCGGCAACGCTGCTGCTGCGGGATTATTTTTCCGGGTTCGGAACGACTGCCATGGTGACCTCGACGCCGTCCCGGACGGCAGCCGTGATCGACATTGCACCCACTGCGACGGAGCAGGTTGTCGTTCTCGCCGCTTCTCCCACACCTGAGCCGGTAACCTCGGATGCCTGCCCGGGCCTCCGGCTTCAATATCTGGGGGAACAGGGAAACGACGCCGAGTGGATCGTCGACAATCAGAGCGGCCGGAGTGTGAACCTCGTGAGTGTGCGAGAGTTGAGTTGGGACGCAACGGTGAAGGGTGTGCTGCAGCACATTCGCCTGGGGGATGACGTTCTCTGGCAGGGGGAAATCGGGCTGGAAGACCTGCAGAACGGCATCGTTCTCGAGATGTCGGCGGATGCCAACAAGACCATTCCCCAGGACCAGGTGGTCGTCATCGCGCTCAACTTCCACTGGGGAAATCCTGCGCAGACGGATTACCTGCTCGCCCTCGAATTTGACGCCGGCTGCACGCTGAGCGGCGCGTGGCGTTGA
- a CDS encoding AzlC family ABC transporter permease — translation MKTTARAEWFAGVRAQLPILLGVVPFGVIFGALALSAGIPPLETQAFSLFVFAGSAQFISAGLIAEGTPALIVVLTIFVVNLRHALYSASISQYTQHLPKRWKAVLAWLLTDEAFVVASVRYRERNNAHSHWYTLGTGLTLWASWQASTAVGIALGKVIPENSWLDFALPLTFVALLVPLLIDRPTWIAAAVSGCSAVILSGLPYKLWILIAATLGVAAGMLAEMRLARVKDLPQ, via the coding sequence ATGAAGACGACCGCACGTGCGGAATGGTTTGCCGGAGTACGGGCGCAGCTCCCCATCCTTCTCGGCGTCGTGCCGTTTGGGGTGATCTTTGGCGCCCTGGCGCTCTCCGCCGGGATTCCCCCATTGGAAACTCAAGCGTTTTCACTCTTCGTCTTTGCCGGCAGCGCACAGTTCATCTCCGCCGGATTGATCGCAGAGGGCACTCCGGCGCTCATCGTGGTGCTCACCATTTTCGTCGTCAATCTACGTCACGCGCTGTACAGCGCAAGTATTTCCCAGTACACCCAGCATCTCCCCAAACGCTGGAAAGCCGTCCTCGCCTGGCTGCTCACGGATGAAGCCTTCGTCGTCGCTTCCGTGCGCTATCGAGAACGAAATAACGCGCATTCCCATTGGTATACCCTGGGGACAGGGCTGACGCTGTGGGCCTCCTGGCAAGCGAGTACGGCCGTAGGCATAGCGCTCGGCAAGGTGATTCCGGAAAACAGTTGGCTCGATTTCGCCCTGCCGTTGACCTTTGTCGCACTGCTCGTGCCGCTGTTGATCGACCGCCCGACCTGGATTGCGGCCGCAGTCTCCGGATGTTCGGCGGTGATCCTTTCCGGGCTACCGTATAAACTCTGGATTCTGATCGCCGCCACGCTTGGCGTCGCCGCCGGCATGC